From a single Nitrospinaceae bacterium genomic region:
- a CDS encoding family 20 glycosylhydrolase, whose protein sequence is MEFIGWMYDIAREQSPSEEYLLELIERSAAAGYSAMGLYLEHRFAYPSAPWAAGPGCLTPEVMVRLSRAAGERGVRLIPFLNTLGHMEGFIRAEGGQWLAEAPGRGALQSCPSRPECREFASSLVADAVAAFDDEWVHLGGDEAHQLGKCPLCRERAKEIGEVGLYAEYYGRLCREVIARGRRPCLWGDMLAKFPEALGEIPRETVIFDWDYEKVPVETAAMFKERGYEVVLSSAVRSYDANWCFLDETRSVIDAHTEAVGAGMVGQLVCAWEFFGFSSFASVLPLIMAAGRRISSGEGWESAIKAEGGEDYAAGAEILGSRIPALSPFLALGGWRSLREPLSKHGDPMRLWRAWREEAVGRGGDAILKALLEAEEALEPESPLRFQVTFHRTAIEWVRLVERAADLYARGDNDRSADMLGQGERALAGLQSGLEKVAAGGGSMADLGRLERVLGAAEHAASSVRTAPVSGGGRPAFEIVTQSAHTPGDQASWQTEGPASGRF, encoded by the coding sequence TTGGAATTCATTGGCTGGATGTATGACATCGCGCGCGAGCAATCGCCCTCTGAGGAATATCTTCTTGAACTGATCGAGCGCTCGGCGGCGGCAGGCTATAGCGCGATGGGGCTTTATCTTGAGCACCGCTTCGCCTATCCATCTGCGCCCTGGGCGGCGGGGCCGGGTTGCCTGACGCCTGAGGTGATGGTGCGGCTTTCCCGTGCGGCGGGCGAGCGGGGGGTCCGCCTCATTCCCTTTTTGAATACGTTGGGCCACATGGAGGGTTTTATCCGTGCCGAGGGGGGGCAGTGGCTTGCAGAGGCGCCGGGTAGAGGGGCGCTCCAGAGCTGCCCGAGTCGGCCCGAGTGTCGGGAGTTCGCCTCTAGTCTCGTGGCAGATGCGGTGGCGGCTTTTGACGATGAGTGGGTACACCTCGGAGGGGATGAGGCGCATCAGTTGGGCAAATGCCCCCTTTGCCGTGAGCGGGCCAAGGAAATCGGCGAGGTGGGTCTTTATGCCGAGTATTACGGGCGGCTCTGCCGCGAGGTGATAGCGCGAGGGCGCAGGCCCTGTCTCTGGGGGGACATGCTGGCAAAATTCCCCGAGGCCCTTGGCGAGATCCCACGCGAGACGGTGATATTCGACTGGGACTACGAGAAGGTGCCCGTCGAGACGGCGGCGATGTTCAAAGAGCGCGGCTACGAGGTTGTCCTCTCCTCGGCGGTGCGCTCGTATGATGCGAACTGGTGTTTTCTCGATGAGACGCGGAGCGTGATCGATGCCCACACCGAGGCGGTGGGTGCCGGAATGGTGGGCCAGTTGGTATGTGCATGGGAGTTCTTTGGGTTCTCCTCGTTTGCCTCGGTCCTGCCACTCATCATGGCGGCGGGGCGGCGCATATCAAGTGGCGAGGGCTGGGAGAGTGCGATTAAGGCTGAAGGCGGGGAAGACTATGCCGCAGGGGCTGAAATTCTTGGGAGCCGTATTCCCGCGCTCTCACCGTTTCTCGCGCTGGGCGGGTGGCGCTCGCTCCGAGAGCCGCTCTCGAAGCATGGCGATCCTATGAGGCTCTGGCGCGCCTGGCGCGAGGAGGCTGTAGGCCGAGGGGGCGATGCGATTTTGAAGGCGCTATTAGAGGCCGAGGAAGCTCTGGAGCCCGAGAGTCCACTTCGTTTCCAGGTGACGTTTCACCGAACTGCCATAGAGTGGGTCCGGCTAGTCGAGCGGGCGGCGGATCTCTATGCGCGGGGGGACAACGATAGGAGCGCTGATATGCTCGGGCAAGGAGAGCGGGCTCTCGCCGGGTTGCAGTCGGGGCTGGAGAAAGTTGCTGCAGGTGGAGGCTCCATGGCGGATTTAGGGAGGCTGGAAAGGGTGCTCGGGGCCGCCGAGCACGCCGCCTCAAGTGTGCGAACGGCACCGGTGTCGGGAGGCGGGCGGCCCGCGTTTGAGATCGTCACTCAGAGCGCACACACGCCGGGTGATCAGGCCAGCTGGCAGACAGAGGGACCTGCCTCAGGCCGCTTCTGA
- a CDS encoding tRNA (cytidine(34)-2'-O)-methyltransferase — protein MLHLALYHPAIPQNTGNIARLCVGMEAHLHVIGPTPFEISDKTVRRAGLDYWDNLTITIYENEDDFLSWLGERVPWLVTKFGDVRFDDAVYKDEDIIILGNENTGLSDDWHDRWPGRRLFVPMPGPIRSFNLANTAAIVLAQASLRVNGEK, from the coding sequence ATGCTTCACCTTGCGCTTTATCATCCCGCCATTCCCCAGAATACGGGCAACATCGCCCGCCTCTGCGTCGGGATGGAGGCCCATCTCCACGTTATTGGCCCCACTCCGTTTGAAATATCGGACAAGACCGTGCGCCGCGCCGGGCTCGACTACTGGGACAACCTGACGATCACGATCTATGAAAATGAGGATGATTTTCTCAGCTGGCTGGGGGAGCGGGTGCCGTGGCTCGTCACCAAGTTCGGGGATGTGCGCTTTGATGATGCCGTCTACAAAGACGAGGACATTATCATTCTCGGCAACGAGAACACCGGGCTCTCTGACGATTGGCATGATCGCTGGCCCGGTCGCCGGCTGTTTGTTCCGATGCCGGGACCCATCCGCTCGTTCAACCTCGCCAACACCGCAGCGATTGTTCTTGCGCAAGCCTCGTTGAGGGTAAATGGGGAAAAGTAA
- a CDS encoding pyridoxal-phosphate dependent enzyme, whose protein sequence is MDRLITIEEIKNARAALPPAIRETPILPFAADSPSVGEEKLYLKAENLQVTGAYKVRAAFTILNGLTASERKRGVVLTSSGNFAQAFGFAGAQMGVPIVVVMLDQTSPYKIEATRAYGAEVVFSGNDALARQPFVEQIAAERSMTPIDTWEDQRGTRGHASIGLEILEQMPDVKTVLVPVSSGGVASGVATAIKETNPSVKVIGVQPERANAAYVSLQKGVPTAIDYWNTIADGLSAVRPGFSPFRHLQKYLDGIVLISEADIARAFRSLLMRTKIMAEPAGAVAAAAFLSGNVDTSRKTVACVTGGNVTVEMAQRMLEMANES, encoded by the coding sequence TTGGACAGGCTCATTACGATTGAGGAGATTAAAAATGCGCGCGCCGCGTTGCCTCCCGCTATCCGGGAGACGCCCATCCTGCCCTTCGCAGCAGACTCGCCCAGTGTTGGAGAGGAAAAACTCTATCTAAAAGCCGAGAACCTTCAGGTTACAGGGGCCTACAAGGTTCGGGCGGCATTCACGATCTTGAACGGTCTTACTGCGAGCGAGCGCAAGCGGGGGGTTGTTCTTACTTCCTCGGGCAACTTCGCCCAGGCCTTTGGCTTTGCGGGCGCTCAAATGGGGGTGCCCATCGTCGTCGTCATGCTCGACCAAACGAGCCCTTATAAAATTGAGGCAACTCGTGCCTACGGGGCCGAAGTCGTTTTCAGCGGAAATGACGCCCTTGCGCGCCAGCCCTTTGTTGAGCAAATCGCGGCAGAGCGCAGCATGACGCCTATTGATACCTGGGAGGATCAAAGGGGCACGCGCGGCCACGCCAGCATTGGCCTCGAAATTCTGGAGCAAATGCCCGATGTCAAAACGGTTCTCGTCCCGGTGAGCAGCGGCGGGGTCGCCTCCGGCGTTGCGACCGCCATCAAGGAGACCAACCCCTCGGTGAAAGTCATCGGCGTCCAGCCCGAACGGGCAAACGCCGCCTATGTTTCTCTTCAAAAAGGCGTGCCCACCGCAATTGACTACTGGAACACGATTGCAGATGGACTCTCGGCCGTGCGGCCGGGCTTTTCCCCTTTTCGCCACCTGCAAAAGTACCTGGACGGAATTGTTTTAATTTCCGAGGCCGATATTGCCCGCGCTTTTCGCTCGCTACTCATGAGAACGAAAATCATGGCCGAGCCCGCAGGCGCTGTCGCCGCTGCCGCGTTTTTATCCGGCAATGTGGACACAAGCCGAAAAACCGTCGCCTGCGTCACCGGCGGCAACGTCACGGTTGAAATGGCCCAGAGGATGTTGGAGATGGCAAACGAAAGCTAA
- a CDS encoding HDOD domain-containing protein, producing the protein MADTKKYFETALVEVDSVPPISNVFHKIMELTEGSDTARDELIRCVSLDQGVAAKTFQIINSAYYGIRQEISSLEVAVGLLGDKKVRDIAIMCATSGLLHSHMGGYGIPADAFWLHSVRTAFAARLLADKLNPNIRETAFAAGLLHDIGKLVVDRLVEESQKEILLKPEGFISPDYHLRESGLYGFDHCTVGFFLARKWNFSEELTAGISFHHFPDFEVAHREIVRITCAADLFAHLMDFEVLPPGLVASLEEEGRIPVELSHVEVEEIFTELKVEIDASQAFLGV; encoded by the coding sequence ATGGCCGATACCAAAAAATATTTTGAGACTGCGCTCGTAGAGGTGGATTCTGTTCCTCCGATTTCGAATGTGTTTCATAAAATTATGGAACTCACCGAGGGGAGCGATACGGCACGAGATGAGTTGATTCGTTGTGTGTCGCTCGATCAAGGTGTTGCCGCGAAAACGTTTCAAATAATCAACTCGGCTTACTATGGCATCCGGCAGGAGATAAGCAGCCTTGAGGTGGCCGTGGGGCTTCTGGGCGATAAGAAGGTTCGGGATATTGCGATAATGTGTGCCACCTCGGGTTTGCTTCACAGTCATATGGGGGGCTACGGAATTCCGGCCGATGCATTTTGGCTTCATTCAGTTAGAACCGCATTCGCGGCAAGACTTCTTGCGGATAAACTCAATCCTAATATTCGCGAGACGGCTTTCGCGGCGGGTCTGCTTCATGACATCGGTAAACTGGTTGTTGACCGACTGGTAGAGGAATCTCAAAAGGAAATTCTTCTAAAGCCAGAAGGTTTTATTAGCCCGGATTATCACCTCAGAGAGTCGGGCCTATATGGATTCGATCATTGCACGGTTGGATTCTTTTTGGCGAGAAAATGGAATTTTTCCGAGGAGTTGACCGCAGGGATTTCGTTTCATCATTTTCCCGATTTTGAGGTCGCCCACAGGGAGATTGTCAGGATAACCTGTGCGGCGGACCTTTTCGCCCATCTGATGGATTTCGAGGTTCTTCCACCGGGCCTGGTGGCCTCTCTTGAGGAGGAAGGGCGGATTCCGGTAGAACTCTCACATGTCGAGGTCGAGGAAATCTTTACTGAACTCAAGGTAGAAATTGATGCATCCCAGGCTTTTTTAGGCGTATAG
- a CDS encoding thiamine pyrophosphate-binding protein → MATMSAGYAIAESLAQLGIRNIIGMAGSCMVEILDGMYGREDLGFVTVRHEQSGALMASAHGRLTGTPGVCMATNGPGATNLITGIAHAKLAQSPVIVITGAPMTKDMFYESTQEIDHGALFAPVVKRTIQVRKADKAADLVREAYHEAISGVPGPVHLDIPRDIMLEDVVVPSLGDHHPKNLPRSGPDPEGLAAAAKILKSAKRPLILAGGGVLWSEATGDLIALAEALGAAIMVSTGRDDVAPTDHPLYLASIGRGTIPEAAEIFKEADIVFAVGTRLAHSTTFLRDTFLGENTRLIHAAHVQRNVGRHYPAEVGLVGDSGIVLRGIHALLGDTSPNAAWRSRIDQVKTAQESHREKALTYGGKPMDPRRAQMALAKVMPKNAILTMDAGSAAGYLYEYQKFERPRSLLAPQDLAAIGIGYPIGLGAKLTCPDRPVVTVSGDGSFLFNGAEMETAMREKLNTTTIILNNHNLGSERAYQHHFYNDRYIGDAIGNPRFDDYARVFGGVGYRVEDPNDLEDVYIEALKQDKPSVVDVIVDADIYPEPRRKDAVKA, encoded by the coding sequence ATGGCCACCATGTCTGCGGGATACGCGATTGCCGAGTCGCTTGCGCAACTCGGAATTAGAAACATCATCGGTATGGCCGGCTCATGCATGGTCGAGATACTCGACGGCATGTACGGGCGCGAGGACTTGGGCTTCGTCACCGTACGCCACGAGCAGAGCGGAGCTCTAATGGCAAGCGCCCACGGTCGCCTGACGGGCACCCCCGGCGTTTGTATGGCCACCAACGGGCCCGGCGCAACCAATCTCATAACCGGTATCGCGCACGCAAAACTGGCCCAGAGCCCGGTGATCGTTATCACCGGCGCCCCTATGACCAAGGACATGTTCTATGAGTCCACCCAGGAGATTGACCACGGCGCGCTCTTTGCACCCGTCGTTAAGCGAACCATCCAGGTAAGAAAAGCCGACAAGGCCGCAGACCTTGTACGCGAGGCCTACCACGAGGCTATCTCGGGCGTTCCGGGGCCTGTTCACCTCGACATCCCCCGCGACATCATGCTCGAGGATGTTGTCGTGCCTAGCCTCGGAGATCATCATCCGAAAAATCTACCCCGCTCCGGACCCGATCCCGAAGGTCTCGCGGCGGCTGCCAAAATATTAAAAAGTGCGAAGCGCCCGCTCATCCTCGCGGGAGGCGGCGTTCTTTGGTCCGAGGCGACAGGTGATCTTATCGCACTGGCCGAGGCCCTTGGCGCCGCGATCATGGTTTCAACGGGCCGGGACGATGTGGCCCCGACCGACCATCCCCTCTACCTGGCTTCCATCGGACGGGGAACGATTCCCGAGGCGGCGGAAATTTTCAAAGAAGCCGATATTGTTTTTGCCGTGGGAACCCGTCTGGCCCACAGCACCACTTTTCTTCGAGACACATTTTTGGGGGAAAACACCAGACTGATTCACGCCGCCCACGTTCAACGGAATGTCGGGCGCCACTACCCGGCAGAGGTCGGCTTGGTCGGCGACTCGGGAATCGTTTTACGGGGCATCCATGCGCTCCTTGGCGATACGAGCCCGAACGCGGCCTGGCGCTCGCGAATTGATCAGGTAAAGACTGCCCAGGAAAGCCACCGCGAAAAGGCGCTTACCTATGGCGGCAAACCCATGGACCCGCGCCGGGCACAAATGGCACTCGCCAAGGTGATGCCAAAAAACGCCATCCTCACCATGGATGCAGGAAGCGCCGCAGGCTATCTTTATGAATACCAAAAATTCGAGCGGCCCCGGAGTCTCCTTGCCCCGCAGGATCTGGCCGCCATCGGAATCGGCTACCCGATCGGACTAGGGGCAAAACTCACCTGCCCGGACCGGCCCGTCGTCACTGTCAGCGGCGATGGTTCATTCCTGTTCAACGGCGCCGAGATGGAAACCGCTATGCGGGAGAAACTCAACACCACGACTATCATCCTCAATAACCACAACCTGGGCTCAGAGCGCGCCTACCAACACCACTTCTATAACGACCGCTACATCGGCGACGCTATTGGCAACCCGCGTTTCGACGACTATGCGCGCGTCTTCGGCGGCGTTGGCTACCGGGTCGAGGATCCAAACGATTTAGAGGATGTCTACATCGAGGCACTCAAGCAGGACAAACCATCTGTGGTAGACGTCATTGTGGATGCTGATATTTATCCCGAACCCCGGCGCAAGGACGCGGTAAAGGCCTAA
- a CDS encoding NAD-dependent epimerase/dehydratase family protein: MKILLTGGAGFIGSHLATELLGRGHEVFVVDNLSTGRLENLRHIQSNAGLHLKEGNVLDLEILEPLVEECDEVYHLAAAVGVRLIMEKPVDTIMTNVRGAENILELCRKHSKKIFIASTSEIYGKNKNGPLSEDDDRILGSTKKQRWAYANTKTLDEFLAFAYHQTYDLPVVIARLFNTVGPRQTGRYGMVIPNFVRSALDGMPINVYGTGEQTRCFAHVGDVIQGLIGLMEHPEAVGDVFNVGNNEETSIAEVAIRVKEMTGSSSEIKYISYEEAYGEGFEDMERRVPNLAKIGNLIGYKPKSKLDDILASVIEYFKENSSDR, encoded by the coding sequence ATGAAGATACTACTTACCGGCGGCGCTGGCTTTATCGGCTCCCATCTCGCGACAGAGCTTCTTGGGCGAGGGCACGAAGTTTTTGTTGTGGATAATCTTTCAACCGGGAGGCTGGAGAATCTTCGGCATATCCAATCCAATGCCGGTCTTCATCTGAAGGAAGGAAATGTCCTCGATTTAGAGATCCTTGAACCCTTGGTTGAAGAATGCGACGAGGTATACCACTTGGCTGCAGCCGTAGGTGTACGGCTGATAATGGAAAAACCAGTTGATACGATTATGACGAATGTTCGGGGAGCAGAGAACATTCTTGAACTCTGCCGGAAGCATTCAAAAAAAATATTTATCGCCTCCACTTCTGAAATATACGGGAAGAACAAAAATGGGCCGCTCAGCGAGGATGATGATCGCATCCTGGGCTCGACCAAAAAACAGCGATGGGCGTATGCCAACACGAAGACCCTTGATGAGTTTCTGGCATTCGCATATCACCAGACATATGATCTACCTGTTGTTATTGCCCGGCTTTTCAATACGGTGGGCCCTCGGCAGACGGGGCGCTATGGGATGGTGATACCGAACTTTGTCCGCTCGGCTCTGGACGGCATGCCGATCAACGTATACGGCACAGGCGAGCAAACTCGTTGTTTTGCGCATGTTGGTGATGTGATTCAAGGACTTATTGGTTTGATGGAGCACCCAGAGGCTGTCGGGGACGTTTTCAACGTTGGCAACAATGAGGAAACCTCTATTGCCGAGGTAGCCATACGAGTGAAAGAGATGACCGGTTCGTCCTCGGAAATTAAATATATTTCTTATGAAGAGGCGTATGGCGAGGGATTCGAGGATATGGAGCGTCGCGTTCCGAATCTCGCGAAAATAGGGAATCTTATCGGATATAAACCCAAGTCGAAACTAGATGATATTTTGGCTTCGGTAATTGAATATTTCAAGGAAAACTCAAGCGACAGGTAG